The Zingiber officinale cultivar Zhangliang chromosome 10A, Zo_v1.1, whole genome shotgun sequence genome contains a region encoding:
- the LOC122027638 gene encoding vascular-related unknown protein 1-like has product MEESINSSMSNSFSCSMDGSEESGWTMYLEDFMASEEKSQVAAEASGCNCSSVVTLSTIYDAAPSTFLARQQQPSAKVDVPEDYTKLIPKRRKRLIMDDDSLEDTASSPVNSPKITESFLTTNPTKKDYQSLLHKGIPQVMNDERLKEAEEEFNLTEGTNEKYSLLKNRGLCLIPLSMLVDYL; this is encoded by the exons ATGGAGGAATCAATCAACTCATCTATGAGCAACTCCTTCTCCTGCTCCATGGATGGCTCAGAGGAGAGCGGCTGGACCATGTACTTGGAGGACTTCATGGCATCAGAGGAGAAATCACAAGTTGCAGCAGAAGCTTCTGGGTGCAACTGCTCCAGTGTTGTCACCCTCTCCACCATTTATGATGCTGCTCCATCCACTTTTCTTGCACGGCAGCAACAACCGTCTGCTAAAGTTGATGTGCCAGAGGACTACACAAAACTGATTCCTAAGAGGAGGAAAAGATTAATAATGGATGATGATTCTTTGGAAGACACTGCTAGCTCACCTGTTAATAGCCCCAAG ATTACTGAGAGTTTCTTGACTACTAATCCAACCAAGAAGGATTATCAGAGCCTTCTTCACAAAGGCATACCTCAG GTCATGAATGACGAGAGGCTGAAAGAAGCTGAAGAAGAGTTCAATTTGACTGAGGGGACAAATGAAAAATATTCATTGCTGAAGAATAGAGGGCTTTGTTTAATTCCTTTGTCCATGTTAGTAGACTACCTGTAG
- the LOC122028019 gene encoding CRIB domain-containing protein RIC9-like: MAAASGASKSSRRKAESSSREGGSVEGGGREQHPRGRIIVKEDEMEIGHPTDVKHVAHIGWDRDSVHSPSWMKRFDSPSDFSSPSNVGQSRRSSLASRGLDRPRSIQTSFRSTSSSETDDNSTTPKKMKRRRHRAASSSSSLTHAHSKRSSRLKAPYVASLGDDHEAQDQLRGV; this comes from the exons ATGGCTGCGGCAAGTGGGGCGTCGAAGTCTTCTCGACGCAAGGCCGAGAGCAGCAGCCGCGAGGGAGGATCAGTAGAGGGCGGCGGCCGAGAGCAGCACCCGCGAGGGAGGATCA TTGTTAAGGAAGATGAAATGGAGATCGGGCATCCAACAGATGTCAAACATGTCGCACATATTGGCTGGGATAGAGACTCTGTCCATTCTCCAAGTTGG ATGAAAAGGTTCGATTCCCCGTCGGATTTCTCTTCTCCCAGCAATGTTGGGCAATCTAGGAGATCATCTTTGGCTTCTCGAG GATTGGATCGACCGAGAAGCATTCAAACATCGTTTCGATCAACTAGTAGCTCTGAAACCGACGACAATTCTACGACTccaaagaagatgaagaggagaagacaCAGAGCTGCATCCTCCTCGTCTTCATTAACACATGCACATTCGAAAAGGTCTTCAAGACTGAAAGCTCCATATGTAGCTTCATTGGGAGATGATCATGAAGCACAAGACCAGCTTCGTGGAGTTTAA